A section of the Phaseolus vulgaris cultivar G19833 chromosome 8, P. vulgaris v2.0, whole genome shotgun sequence genome encodes:
- the LOC137823460 gene encoding cystathionine gamma-synthase 1, chloroplastic: protein MAVSSSHMRFTFECRSDPDFSPPPSFDNLRRRNFRSVGSGASFHGVSSLILRFPPNFQRQLSTKARRNCSNIGVAQIVAASWSNNSTNNPSAGAPAPPAVSAADAATAPLLVNISADEDIVVSTNDAVASAADNNGVVQLNRSSYSSFLKSDASKTIHAAERLGRGIVTDGITTPVVNTSAYFFKKTADLIDFKENRQVSFEYGRYGNPTTVVLEEKISELEGAESTVIMASGMCASVVLFMALIPAGGHLVTTTDCYRKTRIFIETFLPKMGITTTVIDPADVGALETALEQHNVSLFFTESPTNPFLRCVDIKLVSELCHKKGALLCIDGTFATPLNQKALALGADLIMHSLTKYMSGHHDVLGGCISGSTKVVSQIRTFHHILGGTLNPNAAYLLIRGMKTLHLRVQQQNSTGMGMAKILEAHPKVKRVYYPGLPSHPEHELAKRQMTGFGGVVSFEIDGDIHTTIKFVDSLKIPYIAASFGGCESIVDQPAILSYWDLPQSERAKYKIHDNLVRFSFGVEDFEDLKADVLQALEAI, encoded by the exons ATGGCCGTTTCGAGTTCGCACATGCGTTTCACCTTCGAGTGCCGCTCCGATCCCGATTTCTCGCCACCGCCGTCTTTCGACAACCTCCGCCGCCGCAACTTCCGCTCGGTCGGATCCGGCGCTTCTTTCCACGGCGTCTCCTCCCTCATCCTCCGCTTTCCTCCCAACTTCCAGCGCCAGCTCAGCACCAAGGCGCGACGCAACTGTAGCAACATCGGCGTCGCACAAATCGTCGCCGCTTCGTGGTCCAACAACAGCACCAATAATCCCTCTGCCGGGGCTCCGGCACCGCCCGCGGTTTCCGCCGCGGACGCTGCCACGGCGCCTCTCCTCGTCAACATCAGCGCCGACGAGGACATCGTCGTTTCCACAAACGACGCCGTCGCCTCCGCGGCCGACAATAACGGGGTTGTACAGTTAAATCGTAGTTCTTATTCTTCGTTTTTGAAATCGGATGCAAGCAAAACGATTCATGCCG CTGAAAGACTAGGTAGAGGTATTGTGACTGATGGAATTACCACTCCTGTGGTGAACACTTCTGCTTACTTCTTTAAGAAAACCGCTGATCTCATTGATTTCAAG GAGAATCGTCAAGTTAGTTTTGAGTACGGGCGCTATGGAAATCCAACAACAGTGGTTTTAGAGGAGAAGATAAG TGAACTGGAGGGGGCCGAATCAACTGTGATAATGGCATCTGGGATGTGTGCTAGCGTAGTCCTATTTATGGCACTGATTCCAGCTGGTGGACATCTTGTGACCACTACAGATTGTTATAGGAAGACTAGAATATTCATAGAGACATTTCTTCCAAAGATGGGGATCACG ACGACTGTAATTGATCCAGCAGATGTTGGTGCCTTAGAAACTGCTTTGGAGCAGCACAAT GTGTCTCTGTTCTTCACTGAGTCTCCTACCAATCCATTCCTCAGATGTGTTGACATTAAGCTGGTTTCAGAGCTTTGCCACAAGAAGGGGGCTTTACTCTGCATTGATGGTACATTTGCAACACCTTTGAACCAGAAGGCCCTTGCCCTTGGTGCTGATCTGATTATGCACTCCTTGACAAAATACATGAGTGGACATCATGAT GTCCTTGGTGGTTGCATAAGTGGTTCAACTAAGGTGGTTTCACAAATTCGGACTTTCCACCATATTTTGGGCGGTACTCTTAACCCG AATGCTGCGTACCTATTAATCAGAGGCATGAAAACGCTGCATCTTCGTGTACAGCAGCAGAATTCAACAGGAATGGGGATGGCCAAAATTTTAGAGGCACATCCCAAG GTGAAGCGGGTCTATTATCCAGGCTTGCCGAGTCATCCCGAACATGAACTTGCGAAGAGGCAGATGACTGGTTTCGGTGGTGTTGTCAGTTTTGAG ATTGATGGAGATATACATACCACAATAAAATTTGTTGATTCCCTGAAAATCCCATATATTGCGGCCTCGTTTGGTGGCTGTGAGAGCATTGTTGATCAACCTGCTATTTTGTCTTACTG GGATCTTCCTCAGTCAGAAAGGGCGAAGTATAAGATTCATGACAACTTGGTTCGCTTCAGCTTTGGAGTTGAAGATTTTGAGGATTTGAAGGCTGATGTCCTGCAAGCTCTGGAGGCTATATAG